In one Nitrososphaera viennensis EN76 genomic region, the following are encoded:
- a CDS encoding helicase HerA-like domain-containing protein yields the protein MPKFHVGQTDGGGDSSKFEIDVASLTKHAIILGATGSGKTVLSKVLVEEAALQGIPTFAIDPKGDIGNLAFKSATFDFSKWSEKEADALKIDRTEYAKSLQKMYADRMAEFAVRQDAHAEFAKTVTVRIFTPKSSAGLPVGISPDLSAPKDFSRLLQSDVSAAADLLDLTSYNLLRLAGYGEDDRKEITFVSALLEDAWKSGQSVTVKDLIRRIESPPISTVGSLHVSDVLGDKDRRKLVTKINLLISDPKLRSWSAAESLDFSELMKGPSINVLDLRNIQSEQEKHLFVELVLQQLFQWLIKQGSAQTLRYLLYFDEIAGYCPPVREPPSKKLLLLLIKQARAFGLGLLLASQNAVDLDYKVISNANVRFIGRLGAQRDIQRVSVGLELDSFAEKEISRLKAGEFFCNTFDPKFRGVIKSRWTLTYHRGPLENGEIAELMEGMKEEARQAGQVKTATVAATEEVGEEAEPKVEALAEEEPTAAKEEEKLLAKPKQEIHDDFLIAAGAHATTFMQLERKFEPKNLQSFAKLGNNVRSIRVLSTEQEEVFHPIFELSASVFEKGFAKQSLDKLEELAAFESQLVPLPAAHTLAPQRAVPAEARREAEKWKGELEKRTATLKADLQAKFDVIMEEKRIEHIAEKQARPKAKMADIDASIARLQDALNAELDSVKDQEKLYKQLKKEKAKKSRLISAENRIETKKQKVVTTRRKIEQLHTDRQALEDKLAEMEEEENEKFHAALSQIKSKSSFAIVGWLIETVYRARIIVNDKKEHAGDVRWSSYTGRGTWGRCSACSIPLESGSACSCGNLMCNRHLAYCKACLEPACTDHRALCYICNSTFCARHSARCELCGLPACTGHSGACSMCNRKVCNNCSQKKGLIKREIVCRSCSPS from the coding sequence ATGCCCAAGTTCCATGTAGGCCAAACTGATGGTGGTGGCGACAGCAGCAAGTTCGAGATCGACGTTGCGTCACTCACAAAGCATGCCATCATCCTCGGCGCCACCGGCTCTGGCAAGACCGTGCTTTCAAAAGTGCTCGTAGAAGAGGCGGCACTTCAGGGCATCCCGACCTTTGCCATCGACCCAAAGGGCGACATTGGCAACCTTGCGTTCAAGTCCGCGACTTTTGACTTTTCCAAATGGTCGGAAAAAGAGGCCGACGCGCTGAAAATAGACAGGACAGAGTACGCCAAGAGCCTGCAAAAGATGTACGCCGACAGGATGGCCGAGTTTGCAGTCAGGCAGGATGCGCATGCAGAATTTGCAAAAACCGTCACGGTCAGGATATTCACGCCCAAGTCGTCCGCCGGCCTGCCGGTAGGCATCTCGCCGGACCTCTCTGCGCCAAAGGACTTTTCCCGACTCTTGCAGAGCGACGTGTCGGCCGCGGCTGACCTGCTTGACCTCACCTCGTACAACCTGCTGAGGCTTGCCGGCTATGGCGAGGACGACAGGAAAGAGATAACGTTTGTCTCTGCTCTTTTAGAGGATGCCTGGAAGTCCGGCCAGTCAGTGACGGTAAAGGACCTGATAAGGAGGATAGAGAGCCCTCCAATCAGCACTGTGGGCTCGCTCCACGTGTCCGATGTCCTCGGCGACAAGGACCGGCGCAAGCTGGTTACCAAGATAAACCTGCTGATTTCAGACCCCAAGCTGCGCTCGTGGTCAGCGGCAGAATCCCTGGACTTTTCAGAGCTGATGAAGGGCCCGTCGATAAACGTGCTTGACCTGCGCAACATCCAGTCAGAGCAGGAAAAGCACCTGTTTGTAGAGCTTGTTCTGCAGCAGCTGTTCCAGTGGCTGATAAAGCAGGGGAGCGCCCAGACGCTGCGCTACCTCCTGTATTTTGACGAGATAGCAGGCTATTGCCCGCCTGTCCGGGAGCCGCCGTCCAAAAAGCTCCTCCTCTTGCTGATAAAGCAGGCAAGGGCGTTTGGCCTCGGCCTGCTGCTTGCAAGCCAGAACGCGGTTGACCTCGACTACAAGGTGATTTCAAACGCCAACGTGCGGTTCATAGGCAGGCTTGGCGCGCAGCGCGACATCCAGCGCGTGAGTGTCGGGCTTGAGCTGGATTCGTTTGCGGAAAAAGAGATCTCCCGGCTAAAGGCCGGCGAGTTTTTCTGCAACACGTTTGACCCCAAGTTCCGCGGCGTGATAAAGTCAAGGTGGACGCTCACCTACCACCGCGGGCCCCTTGAAAACGGCGAGATAGCCGAGCTTATGGAGGGCATGAAGGAGGAGGCCCGGCAAGCTGGACAAGTAAAGACAGCAACAGTGGCAGCAACAGAAGAAGTAGGAGAAGAGGCCGAGCCCAAAGTTGAGGCACTGGCAGAGGAGGAGCCAACAGCAGCAAAAGAAGAAGAAAAGCTTCTCGCAAAACCCAAGCAGGAAATCCACGACGACTTCCTGATAGCGGCAGGCGCGCACGCCACCACGTTTATGCAGCTAGAGAGAAAATTCGAACCAAAGAACTTGCAAAGCTTTGCCAAGCTCGGCAACAACGTCAGGTCCATAAGGGTTCTATCGACAGAGCAGGAAGAGGTCTTCCACCCCATCTTTGAGCTGAGCGCGTCTGTCTTTGAAAAGGGCTTTGCCAAGCAGTCGCTTGACAAGCTGGAAGAGCTTGCCGCGTTTGAAAGCCAGCTGGTCCCGCTTCCGGCCGCACACACGCTTGCGCCGCAGCGGGCAGTCCCGGCGGAGGCAAGGCGCGAGGCAGAAAAATGGAAGGGCGAGCTTGAAAAGAGGACCGCGACTCTCAAGGCGGACCTTCAGGCCAAGTTTGACGTTATAATGGAAGAAAAGAGGATCGAGCACATTGCAGAAAAGCAGGCAAGGCCAAAGGCCAAGATGGCTGACATTGATGCAAGCATAGCCCGGCTGCAGGATGCGCTAAACGCCGAGCTTGACTCGGTAAAGGACCAAGAAAAGCTGTACAAGCAGCTAAAGAAGGAAAAGGCCAAAAAATCAAGGCTGATATCGGCAGAGAACCGGATAGAGACGAAAAAGCAAAAGGTTGTCACCACAAGGCGCAAGATAGAGCAGCTGCACACCGACAGGCAGGCCCTTGAGGACAAGCTTGCCGAAATGGAAGAAGAGGAAAACGAAAAATTCCATGCCGCGCTCTCTCAAATCAAGAGCAAGTCCAGTTTTGCCATCGTCGGCTGGCTCATCGAAACCGTCTACCGCGCAAGGATAATAGTAAATGACAAAAAAGAGCACGCCGGCGACGTGCGGTGGAGTTCGTACACCGGCAGGGGCACGTGGGGCCGCTGCTCCGCTTGCTCCATCCCGCTAGAGTCTGGCTCGGCATGCAGCTGCGGCAACCTGATGTGCAACCGCCACCTCGCTTACTGCAAGGCGTGCCTGGAGCCGGCGTGCACGGACCACCGCGCGCTGTGCTACATATGCAATTCTACCTTTTGCGCAAGGCACAGCGCAAGATGCGAATTGTGCGGCCTGCCTGCCTGCACAGGCCACAGCGGCGCGTGCAGCATGTGCAACAGAAAAGTGTGCAACAACTGCTCGCAAAAGAAGGGCCTCATAAAAAGAGAAATCGTGTGCCGCTCGTGCTCACCATCATAA
- a CDS encoding MarR family winged helix-turn-helix transcriptional regulator codes for MKREEIIEAIGEKFTEMSTETILFHQAVADIVGLHITDHKCMHFIHRFGAMPAGRLAELTGLTTGAVTGIIDRLEKAGYVRRMDDPKDRRRTIVEPIRNKKLERKIEMIFMPLHERMQKLLSSYSDSELAFLLDAVTKTVELTHEESKKLSLQRQSSMK; via the coding sequence ATGAAGAGGGAAGAAATCATTGAAGCTATTGGCGAAAAGTTTACAGAAATGTCAACTGAGACAATACTGTTCCACCAAGCCGTGGCGGATATAGTTGGCTTGCATATTACTGACCATAAATGCATGCATTTTATTCACCGTTTTGGAGCCATGCCAGCCGGCAGGCTTGCCGAGCTTACTGGCTTGACCACCGGTGCGGTAACAGGAATTATTGACCGCTTGGAAAAAGCTGGCTATGTAAGAAGGATGGACGATCCAAAGGACAGGCGTCGAACCATTGTCGAGCCTATCAGGAACAAGAAATTGGAAAGGAAAATTGAAATGATCTTTATGCCTCTACATGAAAGAATGCAAAAACTCTTGTCTTCATACTCTGACAGTGAACTGGCTTTCCTGCTTGACGCAGTGACAAAGACTGTAGAGCTGACACACGAGGAATCAAAAAAACTGAGTCTGCAAAGACAATCCTCTATGAAGTGA
- a CDS encoding winged helix-turn-helix domain-containing protein: protein MSGSPISYRDRIYIVKDIILKLIEYGELNQTALVSFCGLNLKKHKPILEELESNGLINRQESVAGKRTVTIYRPTQKGLQFCRDILEPYERMFPRRKDEKGSGPGLAMMLILI from the coding sequence ATGTCCGGCTCGCCCATCTCGTACCGGGACAGGATCTACATTGTCAAGGACATCATACTGAAACTGATAGAGTATGGCGAGCTGAACCAGACCGCACTTGTCAGCTTTTGCGGGCTGAACCTGAAAAAGCACAAGCCCATACTCGAAGAGCTGGAATCAAACGGCCTCATCAACAGGCAAGAGTCTGTCGCAGGCAAGCGCACCGTGACCATTTACCGGCCTACGCAAAAGGGCCTGCAGTTTTGCAGGGACATACTGGAGCCGTACGAGCGCATGTTCCCGAGGAGAAAGGACGAAAAAGGCTCCGGCCCGGGACTGGCGATGATGCTAATCCTGATCTAG
- a CDS encoding aldehyde dehydrogenase family protein — protein sequence MFENEHTLRRFLVEKAEGQFHDRYEKALEAARSEFGKKYPMIIGGRQVLAARTVPHASPIDTRVVLGRMPAGTAIHARQAIASAKKAFEAWGKSEWQKRVKIFRKAADIMSERKFELAAWVSYENGKNRYEAIGDVDEAIDFVRYYAEEVERNNGFEVQMKSAQPNEKSKSVMKPYGVWGVIAPFNFPAAILTGMTTAALVTGNTVVVKPSSDAPITAFKIIQIFQEAGLPDGALNMVFGSGGTVGAEIVKSRDVSGIVFTGSREVGYSMGRQFSSEKPRPLIAELGGKNPAIITETADLGKAVDGVMKAAFGYSGQKCSACSRVFVHKKVRDEFLRRLVEKTKDLPVGNPLEQNTFMGPVVNKSAYKKYQQYSRLADRDGKVLAGGYVRKDGDLKHGYYVAPTIVTGLPKKHRLFQEEMFVPILCVTDYEKFDDALRMANDVDYGLTAGIFTGDQGEVKKFLDHIEAGVVYVNRQASATTGAMVGCQPFGGWKDSGTTGKNTGGPHYLTQFMREQSQTIVD from the coding sequence ATGTTTGAAAACGAGCACACCCTGCGCCGGTTTCTGGTCGAAAAGGCAGAAGGCCAGTTCCACGACAGGTACGAAAAGGCGCTTGAAGCCGCAAGGTCCGAGTTTGGCAAAAAGTACCCGATGATTATAGGGGGCAGGCAGGTCCTGGCGGCAAGAACGGTGCCGCACGCTTCGCCGATAGACACGAGGGTGGTGCTCGGGCGCATGCCGGCGGGGACTGCGATTCACGCAAGGCAGGCCATTGCGTCTGCCAAGAAGGCGTTTGAAGCATGGGGAAAAAGCGAGTGGCAAAAGCGGGTAAAGATATTCAGAAAGGCGGCAGACATTATGAGCGAGCGCAAGTTCGAGCTTGCCGCGTGGGTCTCGTACGAGAACGGCAAGAACCGCTACGAGGCCATAGGCGACGTCGACGAGGCGATAGACTTTGTCCGCTACTACGCCGAGGAGGTGGAGCGCAACAACGGCTTTGAAGTGCAGATGAAAAGCGCCCAGCCAAACGAAAAGAGCAAGAGCGTCATGAAGCCCTACGGCGTATGGGGGGTGATAGCCCCGTTCAACTTTCCTGCTGCGATACTGACCGGCATGACGACAGCCGCGCTTGTCACCGGCAACACGGTGGTGGTCAAGCCGTCAAGCGACGCGCCGATAACCGCGTTCAAGATAATCCAGATTTTCCAGGAGGCGGGCCTGCCGGACGGAGCCCTCAACATGGTGTTTGGCTCTGGCGGCACGGTGGGCGCCGAGATTGTCAAGAGCAGGGACGTGTCAGGGATAGTGTTCACAGGCTCTCGCGAGGTGGGCTACTCGATGGGCAGGCAGTTCAGCAGCGAAAAGCCAAGGCCGCTGATAGCAGAGCTTGGGGGCAAGAACCCTGCAATCATCACGGAAACGGCCGACCTGGGCAAAGCAGTAGACGGCGTGATGAAGGCGGCGTTTGGCTACTCTGGCCAGAAATGCAGCGCGTGCTCGCGCGTCTTTGTGCATAAAAAGGTCAGGGACGAGTTTTTGCGCCGGCTGGTGGAAAAGACAAAGGACCTGCCGGTCGGAAACCCGCTTGAGCAGAACACCTTCATGGGGCCTGTCGTAAACAAGAGCGCCTACAAAAAGTACCAGCAGTATTCCCGGCTTGCCGACAGGGACGGCAAGGTGCTTGCAGGAGGCTACGTTCGAAAGGACGGCGATCTAAAGCACGGCTACTACGTGGCGCCGACCATCGTAACAGGCCTGCCGAAAAAGCACAGGCTCTTTCAGGAAGAGATGTTTGTGCCGATACTGTGCGTCACTGACTATGAGAAATTCGACGACGCGCTGCGCATGGCAAACGACGTGGACTATGGCCTTACAGCCGGCATCTTTACGGGCGACCAGGGCGAGGTCAAAAAGTTCCTCGACCACATCGAGGCCGGCGTCGTGTACGTGAACAGGCAGGCAAGCGCGACCACCGGCGCGATGGTAGGATGCCAGCCCTTTGGCGGCTGGAAGGATTCCGGCACGACAGGCAAGAACACGGGCGGCCCGCACTACCTCACGCAATTCATGCGCGAGCAGAGCCAGACCATAGTGGATTAG
- a CDS encoding PDZ domain-containing protein yields the protein MSVELVRTDNSSLLTGIKTDAVLYSETPGFRVTWIEWDSDFRNSGLQIQDLVVSVDGNSLDPFLKPGKMSPGIGQYGEYMYWQQVGAKPDQEITLGVLRNGGEKVEIKGKIHASRFYYDRQGRPAMAPGGPARLFPKDDFSDAWSSWYEKFVWKLSYLLDGAWDRHNINSRQELKEQEEHKGRIDFLLKNYPGPFADAVLADWTAAINLLKGKKADDVDLEYKELGAKRVELVKQEAAKAWNAFKGEISAQTIPVFPAARIDSRDQFAGKIVELPWITPRDNIINDLGKTYAVVGSQYDGYYFVLLSSPEVYRFYDAMYRYKAQVNPRLGERYQYVGRITDEPRMITFRGSPVSGLLVRALAGRAGDEELFVDMRKTNEKGKSDFAGEAAIKPSAASMPGDGASPAQVMGEMIRAVKFADEDSWKKLFAGWRAITYDDGHSVLDSSYAPSSYSLSSEWERSRQAITGSVYDVRVDKVGRVRRIIKSDPETNLPSVDEVTVFLDHYGLFDGEYRTFLNLNVHRRWTLQRLNEGPWKITSVQSI from the coding sequence ATGTCTGTAGAACTGGTCCGCACGGATAACAGCAGCCTGCTCACGGGCATCAAGACGGATGCCGTGCTGTATTCCGAGACCCCGGGGTTCCGGGTGACCTGGATCGAGTGGGACAGCGATTTCCGGAACAGCGGCCTGCAGATACAGGACCTTGTGGTAAGCGTGGACGGCAATTCTCTCGACCCTTTCTTAAAGCCCGGCAAGATGTCGCCCGGGATAGGCCAGTATGGCGAGTACATGTACTGGCAGCAGGTAGGGGCCAAGCCCGACCAAGAAATCACACTTGGCGTGCTGCGCAACGGAGGGGAAAAGGTGGAGATAAAAGGCAAGATCCATGCCTCCCGCTTTTATTATGACAGACAGGGCCGGCCTGCCATGGCGCCCGGCGGCCCTGCGCGCCTGTTCCCCAAGGATGATTTTTCCGACGCGTGGAGCAGCTGGTACGAAAAGTTTGTCTGGAAGCTGTCCTACCTGCTTGACGGCGCCTGGGACAGGCATAACATCAACAGCAGGCAGGAGCTCAAAGAGCAGGAGGAGCACAAAGGGCGGATCGACTTTCTGCTCAAAAACTATCCCGGCCCGTTTGCGGATGCAGTCCTTGCAGACTGGACTGCGGCGATAAACCTCCTCAAGGGGAAAAAGGCAGATGATGTAGACCTGGAGTACAAGGAGCTTGGGGCAAAGCGCGTCGAGCTGGTAAAGCAGGAGGCTGCAAAAGCATGGAACGCCTTCAAGGGCGAGATTTCTGCTCAAACCATCCCCGTGTTTCCAGCCGCCAGGATAGACAGCCGCGACCAGTTCGCAGGCAAGATAGTAGAGCTTCCGTGGATAACCCCGCGTGACAACATAATCAACGACCTTGGCAAGACGTACGCGGTGGTCGGCTCTCAGTATGACGGGTATTATTTCGTGCTGCTTTCGTCTCCCGAAGTGTACCGCTTTTACGATGCGATGTACAGGTACAAGGCGCAGGTGAACCCGCGGCTTGGCGAGCGCTACCAGTACGTCGGCAGGATAACTGACGAACCGAGGATGATCACCTTTCGCGGGAGCCCTGTCAGCGGGCTTTTGGTACGGGCCCTTGCCGGCCGCGCGGGAGACGAAGAGCTTTTCGTGGACATGCGCAAGACAAACGAGAAGGGCAAGAGCGATTTTGCAGGAGAAGCCGCGATAAAGCCCAGCGCCGCAAGCATGCCCGGCGATGGCGCCTCGCCCGCGCAGGTCATGGGAGAAATGATCCGCGCAGTCAAGTTTGCAGACGAGGATTCGTGGAAAAAGCTGTTTGCAGGCTGGCGCGCAATAACGTACGACGACGGGCATTCCGTACTCGATTCGTCGTATGCTCCTTCGTCGTACTCGCTTTCCTCGGAATGGGAAAGGTCGCGGCAGGCCATAACAGGAAGCGTCTATGACGTGCGCGTGGACAAGGTCGGCCGCGTCAGGAGGATAATCAAATCAGACCCAGAGACCAACCTCCCAAGCGTCGATGAAGTCACCGTGTTTCTGGATCATTACGGGCTGTTTGATGGCGAGTACAGGACGTTTCTCAACCTCAATGTACACAGAAGGTGGACACTCCAGCGGCTCAACGAAGGGCCGTGGAAGATAACCAGCGTGCAGAGCATCTAA
- a CDS encoding cupredoxin domain-containing protein, translating to MKKQKERPKPRFTRNRAVAIGAIAAVVSLVGFFGYRALVPVNGTSPVLGFPTNDFIKATHSKSGYFYLSQASGSVKGLRSTGGSSAHINPSYVYSKGELVSFHFINEDYDTHSKHNFNIDAFNVHTKDLGYFGTETVSFVADKTGTFDYYCSIHPEMKGTITVEG from the coding sequence ATGAAAAAGCAAAAAGAGCGCCCCAAGCCAAGGTTTACCAGGAACAGGGCCGTGGCAATTGGCGCCATAGCAGCGGTCGTCTCGCTTGTAGGATTTTTTGGCTACCGTGCGCTCGTGCCGGTCAACGGGACCTCGCCGGTGCTGGGCTTTCCGACTAACGACTTTATCAAGGCCACCCACAGCAAGAGCGGCTACTTTTACCTGAGCCAGGCATCAGGCTCAGTCAAGGGCTTGAGGAGCACAGGTGGCAGCAGCGCGCACATCAACCCCAGCTATGTCTACTCAAAGGGCGAGCTGGTTTCGTTCCACTTTATCAACGAGGACTATGACACGCATTCAAAGCACAACTTTAACATCGACGCGTTCAACGTCCACACCAAGGACCTGGGCTACTTTGGAACCGAGACGGTGAGCTTTGTGGCAGACAAGACAGGCACCTTTGACTATTACTGCTCCATTCACCCGGAGATGAAGGGCACCATAACAGTGGAGGGGTGA
- a CDS encoding 2,5-diamino-6-(ribosylamino)-4(3H)-pyrimidinone 5'-phosphate reductase encodes MKVTINAAMTIDGKIATASGDSTISSKDDLKRVHRLRAGSDAVVVGISTVLADDPQLTVRLVRGKNPVRVVVDSRGRIPDDSQLLRTARKVRTIVAASMQASAVDVERIRQAGAEVILAGNEAVDIKALFSALKKKMGFKKILVEGGGELNWSVLNLGLADELIVTIAPRVAGGRLATTLVEGDGYDAISQGPKFRLARVQKTRAGELVLFYKVGKNT; translated from the coding sequence ATGAAGGTTACGATAAACGCCGCAATGACGATCGACGGCAAGATAGCTACAGCCTCGGGCGACTCTACCATATCATCAAAGGATGATCTGAAAAGGGTCCACAGGCTTCGCGCCGGCTCTGACGCGGTGGTGGTGGGAATATCGACGGTGCTTGCCGACGACCCGCAGCTGACAGTCCGGCTTGTCAGGGGCAAAAACCCTGTCCGCGTGGTTGTCGACAGCAGGGGCAGGATACCAGACGACTCGCAACTCTTGCGCACCGCGCGCAAGGTCAGGACCATAGTTGCCGCAAGTATGCAGGCAAGCGCGGTCGACGTTGAGAGGATAAGACAGGCAGGCGCCGAGGTTATATTGGCAGGCAACGAAGCAGTCGATATCAAGGCCCTTTTTTCCGCGCTCAAAAAGAAGATGGGCTTCAAGAAAATCCTGGTGGAAGGCGGGGGCGAGCTCAACTGGTCGGTGCTGAACCTCGGCCTCGCAGACGAACTGATAGTGACAATAGCGCCAAGGGTCGCCGGCGGCAGGCTTGCGACCACACTCGTTGAAGGCGACGGCTATGACGCGATCTCGCAGGGCCCGAAATTCCGCCTTGCGCGCGTGCAAAAGACGAGGGCAGGCGAGCTTGTCCTCTTTTACAAAGTGGGTAAAAATACATAG
- a CDS encoding inositol monophosphatase family protein, translating into MTTMMIGALKDACREVHARTRGIAGTARGNRQTGRRGAGGDVSRRIDLLAEKTVIEVLKKRGIGATIIGEECGRIEGKEKKGFVVMDAIDGTTNASRQLPFYCCSLAYADEFRLGAVKDAAIINLVNGDLYYASKGKGAFCNGKRIRVREAGDDVVIGMNVSGINDRTIKRLAPVMSKANHVRQLGSLAMELCHLAKGSLDASIDFRGKVRPVDIAAACLIVREAGGQVYSDKGVELDCELGVETRMSFVATAHEKVFRDLSADLFG; encoded by the coding sequence ATGACAACGATGATGATAGGCGCCCTGAAGGATGCCTGCCGGGAGGTCCATGCCCGCACGCGGGGCATCGCCGGGACTGCCCGGGGCAACAGGCAGACAGGCAGGAGGGGGGCAGGAGGTGATGTCTCCCGCCGGATTGACCTCTTGGCCGAAAAAACGGTCATTGAAGTCTTGAAAAAGCGCGGCATAGGCGCCACGATAATCGGTGAAGAGTGCGGAAGGATTGAAGGGAAAGAAAAAAAGGGTTTTGTCGTCATGGACGCAATCGACGGCACGACAAACGCGTCGCGCCAGCTGCCGTTCTACTGCTGCTCGCTTGCCTATGCCGACGAGTTCAGGCTGGGCGCAGTCAAGGATGCCGCGATTATTAATCTTGTAAATGGCGACCTCTATTACGCGTCAAAGGGCAAGGGGGCGTTCTGCAACGGCAAAAGGATCAGAGTCAGAGAAGCAGGCGACGACGTTGTAATTGGCATGAACGTCTCTGGCATCAACGACCGCACAATCAAGAGGCTGGCGCCGGTGATGTCAAAGGCAAACCACGTCAGGCAGCTCGGCTCGCTTGCGATGGAACTGTGCCACCTTGCAAAAGGGTCGCTTGACGCGTCGATTGACTTCCGGGGAAAGGTCCGGCCGGTGGATATTGCCGCCGCGTGCCTGATAGTACGGGAGGCAGGCGGCCAGGTTTACTCGGACAAAGGGGTGGAGCTTGACTGCGAGCTTGGAGTAGAGACGCGCATGTCGTTTGTCGCGACGGCACACGAAAAGGTATTCCGGGATTTGTCGGCCGACTTGTTTGGCTAG
- a CDS encoding proline dehydrogenase family protein, giving the protein MTAQALHSHSYDSTLMERLLFRVAKKWVAGYSAGEAIGAALDANRRGMSAILNFLGEDAADRTQVGLAVREYLSLMELMRARGVRGCVSTKPTQLGLAVDYDTCLQNFSVLAKKAKELGQFLWIDMESARFTEDTITIYLEVLKDHPMTGVAIQAYLRRSGADVLHIIEHGGKVRLVKGAYHEPEEHAFATGEEVDRNYSRLLKMLAESGNFFAVATHDGRLVDEAVNLRANNCEFQMLMGIRDELKSQLVARGLPVAEYIPYGSQWLPYSVRRIRERKRNLLLLARSLVQS; this is encoded by the coding sequence ATGACTGCGCAGGCGCTCCACTCGCACAGCTACGACTCGACCCTCATGGAGAGGCTGCTTTTCCGTGTCGCAAAAAAGTGGGTCGCCGGCTACTCTGCCGGCGAGGCGATAGGCGCTGCCCTGGACGCCAACAGGCGCGGCATGTCGGCGATACTCAACTTTCTTGGCGAGGACGCAGCCGACAGGACGCAGGTAGGGCTTGCAGTCAGAGAGTACCTCTCGCTGATGGAACTGATGAGGGCAAGGGGCGTCAGGGGCTGCGTGTCGACCAAGCCGACGCAGCTTGGGCTTGCCGTCGACTATGACACGTGCCTGCAAAACTTTTCCGTGCTTGCAAAAAAGGCAAAAGAGCTGGGCCAGTTCCTGTGGATTGACATGGAGTCGGCCAGGTTCACCGAGGACACTATAACCATCTACCTCGAGGTCTTGAAGGACCACCCCATGACAGGGGTGGCTATACAGGCGTACCTGCGCAGGAGCGGCGCGGACGTACTGCACATAATAGAGCACGGAGGCAAGGTGAGGCTGGTCAAGGGCGCGTACCACGAGCCAGAGGAGCACGCCTTTGCCACGGGAGAAGAGGTCGACCGCAACTACTCGCGCTTGCTAAAGATGCTTGCAGAAAGCGGCAACTTTTTTGCGGTCGCCACCCACGACGGCAGGCTGGTTGACGAGGCAGTGAACCTGCGCGCAAACAACTGCGAGTTCCAGATGCTCATGGGGATCCGCGACGAGCTAAAGTCGCAGCTGGTCGCAAGGGGGCTGCCGGTCGCCGAATACATCCCGTACGGGAGCCAGTGGCTTCCCTACTCTGTCCGGAGGATAAGGGAGCGCAAGCGCAACCTGCTTCTCCTTGCAAGGTCGCTCGTACAGAGCTAG
- the ada gene encoding bifunctional DNA-binding transcriptional regulator/O6-methylguanine-DNA methyltransferase Ada, with protein MTPKNAQLAAATESDPRWASVVARDHRADGAFYFSVKTTGVYCRPSCAARRARPENVSFFTTRKDAEKAGLRPCKRCKPDQASLAEQHAAKVTQACRLIEESENAPSLEELAKHAGTSAYHFHRVFKAVTGLTPREYALAHRAKRVRNELGQSETVTEAIYGAGYRSNRRFYDTSNDVLGMTPSSYRAGGARTEIRFAVGECSLGSILVAQSERGVCAILLGDDPGELARDLQDRFPRANLIGGDAKFEQLVSKVVGFVEAPALGLDLPLDVRGTAFQQRVWQALREIPAGSTASYADIANRIGSPKSVRVVAQACAANALAVAIPCHRVVKNDGALSGYRWGVERKRALLNMEAPHAHERTD; from the coding sequence ATGACGCCAAAAAACGCACAACTTGCAGCCGCAACGGAAAGCGACCCTCGCTGGGCATCTGTCGTCGCCCGTGATCACAGGGCAGACGGCGCGTTTTATTTCTCGGTCAAAACCACTGGCGTGTACTGCCGTCCTTCGTGCGCCGCTCGCCGGGCACGGCCGGAGAACGTCAGCTTCTTTACGACGCGCAAGGACGCCGAGAAGGCCGGCCTCCGCCCCTGCAAGCGCTGCAAGCCCGACCAGGCCTCTCTTGCCGAACAGCACGCGGCAAAAGTCACGCAAGCCTGCCGGCTCATCGAGGAGTCAGAGAACGCGCCGAGCCTTGAAGAGCTGGCAAAGCACGCGGGGACGAGCGCGTATCACTTTCACCGCGTGTTCAAGGCTGTCACTGGACTCACCCCAAGAGAGTACGCGCTGGCGCACCGTGCAAAGCGCGTCCGGAACGAGCTCGGCCAAAGCGAGACGGTGACAGAAGCCATTTACGGAGCAGGATACAGGTCGAACAGGCGGTTCTACGATACGTCAAACGATGTGCTTGGCATGACGCCTTCAAGCTATCGCGCCGGCGGCGCAAGGACGGAAATACGTTTTGCCGTGGGAGAGTGCTCCCTCGGGTCGATTCTTGTCGCCCAGAGCGAGCGCGGCGTTTGCGCCATCCTTCTGGGCGACGACCCTGGCGAACTGGCGCGCGATCTGCAGGACAGGTTCCCCCGCGCAAATCTGATTGGAGGTGACGCAAAGTTCGAGCAACTCGTCTCAAAAGTGGTCGGCTTTGTAGAAGCGCCGGCGCTCGGGCTCGACTTGCCACTGGACGTTCGCGGAACTGCGTTCCAGCAGCGCGTCTGGCAGGCGCTGCGCGAAATCCCGGCCGGCTCCACGGCAAGCTACGCCGATATCGCAAACCGCATCGGCTCCCCGAAATCGGTCAGGGTCGTGGCCCAGGCGTGCGCGGCAAACGCCCTTGCGGTGGCAATTCCGTGCCACCGCGTGGTGAAAAACGACGGCGCGCTGTCGGGTTATCGCTGGGGCGTGGAGCGCAAGCGCGCCCTGTTGAATATGGAGGCACCACATGCGCACGAGCGCACGGATTAA